A genome region from Streptomyces pratensis includes the following:
- a CDS encoding putative baseplate assembly protein: MIGAGSSGCGCGGNDERRAPGALYNPPGREALDHRVGDYGSFLAAMVDRLASPAYPALGGLTVRTPDDPAIGLLDSWAVIGDLLTFHSERIMDEAYVRTADEHRSLALLGRLVGHRPRPGVAADTHLAYTLDRDPRGVDVEVVVPRGARSNSVPLTSEEESQVFETDADLVARASWNELQVRRRRPALLTGQDLTRRSEIQVSGTTTALRAGDRLLFVLKGQGGDGAPGQRLLRTVARLRVDREDDVTGIGLQQSAPPSLGELVELLREWITEDERAVEDGEPTPDNPNPRPVSRFIAEFDAQVLAPLRAGLDSVTSPAALAARLAEPHERLAEAQALARAHADVAAWFAELEAMVGEIAAQAAELEPSRPAHATPSATASASAALRALGAVLPALRGEDVRAPRGGTRPAHPGAPPAAPGSDLGAQLLAVLDPRIADGMYPAWRRSAPTAPPLLHEVQAMRVTAAPFGATAPMRPVQDERGRVIRQADWPLTGSALTTMRVVFDTAGKVPVRAEFQHTETGSSVQHSENLPSEATFDLGPGRVAVMTRTAQDHDLSWLNRRPADSQEPGVTAQLLDGLPERTLFVSRPAEDGRVHVAVHNGEPRSWRLAPGDHQQIRHEGYELTVRYTVGGEPANVVIGIATVPEPANRRVIALDSVQDSVTAGSWIVIERPRKGAAGPDGIPGDPALRSVTTRVTSLRTAVYTDFGITGRGTELTLADPWLDEHDVLLSTIRDAVVHAGGQALRLADEPLAEDVHGNELELAELYDGLRPGRRLVVSGERTDVPAAPATELVTIAGVEQVLDPLLPGDHVHTRLTLTTDLIHRYRRATVRVRGNVVAASHGESREEPIGNGNADLANQTFALWQAPLTWLPADNPLGAAPVLDVRVDGLLWHRVDSLAGRGPRERVYVCGAAGGRTTVTFGDGVHGARLPTGHENVRARYRFGTGRVADVRADRVTQAVTRPLGVTGVTNPLPATGGADADGPGRTRSAIPLAVSALDRLVSVADYEDFARSRAGIGQAAARELFDGRRRVLHVTVAGVQDIPIAGNAAVLTALRSSLARYGDSRLPVRVQVREPVLLLIGAKVKVARDHSWQTVEPMLRRALLSRFGSSRRELGSPAHLSDVLVTAHSVPGVEHVDVDVFGGVPASLTPDGLPALADTLAAPRTTVPARLATYDEDVHRVTAPEGETLTSVAARHSIALGELLRLNPDITGTRRLEKGRAVCVFRGIRPAQLVLLSPDVPDTLILDEVTA, from the coding sequence ATGATCGGCGCGGGCAGCAGTGGCTGCGGCTGCGGTGGAAACGACGAACGACGGGCACCCGGCGCCCTGTACAACCCGCCGGGGCGCGAGGCACTCGACCACCGGGTGGGGGACTACGGCTCGTTCCTGGCGGCCATGGTGGACCGGCTCGCCTCCCCGGCCTACCCGGCGCTCGGGGGACTGACGGTCCGCACCCCGGACGATCCGGCGATCGGGCTGCTGGACTCCTGGGCCGTCATCGGCGACCTGCTGACGTTCCACTCCGAGCGGATCATGGACGAGGCGTACGTGCGCACCGCCGACGAGCACCGCTCGCTGGCGCTGCTCGGCCGGCTGGTGGGGCACCGTCCGAGGCCGGGCGTCGCCGCCGACACGCATCTCGCGTACACCCTGGACAGGGACCCGCGTGGCGTGGACGTGGAGGTGGTCGTCCCGCGCGGGGCGCGCAGCAACAGCGTTCCCCTGACTTCCGAGGAGGAGTCGCAGGTCTTCGAGACGGACGCCGATCTCGTGGCCCGGGCCTCGTGGAACGAACTGCAGGTGCGCCGGCGCAGGCCGGCGCTGCTGACCGGGCAGGACCTGACCCGGCGCTCCGAGATCCAGGTGTCGGGCACCACGACCGCTCTGCGGGCCGGGGACCGGCTGCTGTTCGTGCTCAAGGGACAGGGCGGTGACGGTGCCCCGGGGCAGCGGCTGCTCCGGACGGTGGCCCGGCTCCGTGTCGACCGTGAGGACGACGTGACGGGGATCGGGCTCCAGCAGTCCGCACCGCCGTCGCTGGGCGAACTGGTGGAGCTGCTGCGTGAGTGGATCACCGAGGACGAGCGCGCGGTCGAGGACGGCGAACCCACGCCCGACAACCCCAACCCGCGTCCGGTCAGCAGGTTCATCGCCGAGTTCGACGCGCAGGTGCTGGCCCCTCTGCGGGCCGGCCTGGACTCCGTCACCTCCCCGGCGGCCCTCGCGGCACGGCTGGCGGAGCCGCACGAGCGGCTGGCCGAGGCACAGGCACTCGCCCGTGCGCACGCCGATGTCGCCGCCTGGTTCGCGGAGTTGGAGGCGATGGTCGGCGAGATCGCCGCGCAGGCCGCTGAGCTGGAGCCCTCCCGGCCCGCGCACGCCACGCCGAGTGCCACCGCATCGGCGTCCGCGGCCCTGCGGGCGCTCGGCGCGGTGCTCCCCGCACTGCGCGGAGAGGACGTGAGGGCGCCCCGTGGCGGGACCCGGCCCGCGCACCCCGGCGCGCCGCCGGCCGCCCCGGGATCCGATCTGGGCGCACAGCTGCTCGCGGTGCTCGACCCCCGGATCGCCGACGGGATGTACCCGGCGTGGCGGCGGTCCGCCCCGACCGCACCGCCGCTCCTGCACGAGGTGCAGGCGATGAGGGTGACGGCCGCCCCGTTCGGGGCGACGGCTCCGATGAGGCCGGTGCAGGACGAGCGCGGGCGCGTGATCAGGCAGGCGGACTGGCCGCTCACCGGCTCGGCCCTGACGACGATGCGGGTGGTGTTCGACACGGCCGGCAAGGTCCCGGTGCGCGCGGAGTTCCAGCACACCGAGACGGGTTCGTCCGTCCAGCACTCGGAGAACCTGCCGTCGGAGGCGACCTTCGACCTGGGTCCCGGCCGGGTCGCGGTCATGACCCGGACCGCGCAGGACCACGATCTGAGCTGGCTGAACCGGCGGCCCGCCGACTCGCAGGAGCCGGGTGTCACCGCCCAGTTGCTCGACGGACTGCCCGAGCGGACCCTGTTCGTGTCCCGGCCCGCGGAAGACGGCCGCGTGCACGTCGCCGTGCACAACGGTGAGCCGAGGAGCTGGCGCCTGGCGCCCGGCGACCACCAGCAGATCAGGCACGAGGGCTACGAGCTGACGGTGCGCTACACGGTCGGCGGCGAACCCGCGAACGTGGTGATCGGCATCGCCACGGTGCCGGAGCCCGCCAACCGCCGGGTGATCGCCCTGGACTCCGTGCAGGACTCGGTCACGGCCGGCAGCTGGATCGTGATCGAGCGTCCCCGCAAGGGCGCGGCGGGACCGGACGGAATCCCGGGCGATCCGGCGCTCAGGTCCGTCACCACCAGGGTCACCTCCCTGCGCACCGCCGTGTACACCGACTTCGGTATCACCGGCCGCGGTACGGAGCTGACCCTGGCCGACCCCTGGCTCGACGAGCACGACGTACTGCTCTCCACCATCCGCGACGCCGTCGTGCACGCGGGCGGGCAGGCGCTGCGCCTCGCGGACGAGCCGCTCGCCGAGGACGTGCACGGCAACGAACTGGAACTGGCCGAGCTGTACGACGGGCTGCGCCCGGGGCGGCGGCTGGTCGTGTCCGGGGAGCGCACCGATGTCCCCGCCGCGCCCGCCACCGAACTGGTGACGATCGCGGGCGTCGAGCAGGTGCTCGACCCGCTGCTGCCCGGCGACCACGTGCACACGAGGCTGACCCTGACCACGGACCTGATCCACCGCTACCGGCGCGCCACCGTACGCGTACGGGGCAATGTCGTGGCGGCCAGTCACGGCGAGAGCAGGGAGGAGCCCATCGGCAACGGGAACGCGGACCTGGCCAATCAGACGTTCGCGCTCTGGCAGGCACCGCTGACCTGGCTGCCCGCCGACAACCCGCTGGGGGCGGCCCCGGTCCTCGACGTACGGGTCGACGGCCTGCTCTGGCACAGGGTGGACAGCCTCGCCGGACGCGGCCCGCGCGAGCGGGTCTACGTCTGCGGTGCGGCGGGCGGCAGGACGACGGTGACCTTCGGCGACGGGGTGCACGGCGCCCGGCTGCCCACCGGCCACGAGAACGTCCGGGCCCGCTACCGCTTCGGCACCGGGCGGGTGGCCGACGTCCGGGCCGACCGCGTCACCCAGGCTGTCACCCGGCCGCTGGGCGTCACCGGGGTCACCAACCCCCTGCCCGCGACGGGCGGCGCGGACGCGGACGGCCCCGGCAGGACCCGGTCCGCGATCCCGCTCGCGGTGTCCGCACTCGACCGGCTGGTGTCGGTCGCCGACTACGAGGACTTCGCCCGCTCCCGCGCCGGGATCGGACAGGCGGCGGCGCGCGAGCTCTTCGACGGCAGGCGGCGGGTGCTGCACGTCACCGTCGCCGGGGTCCAGGACATCCCGATCGCCGGGAACGCCGCGGTGCTCACCGCGCTGCGCTCCTCGCTCGCCCGGTACGGCGACTCCCGCCTGCCGGTACGGGTACAGGTGCGCGAACCGGTGCTGCTCCTCATCGGGGCCAAGGTGAAGGTGGCCAGGGACCACAGCTGGCAGACCGTCGAACCGATGCTGCGCCGGGCCCTGCTCAGCCGGTTCGGCAGCTCCCGGCGCGAGCTGGGCAGCCCCGCACACCTGTCCGACGTGCTGGTGACGGCCCACTCCGTGCCCGGTGTCGAACACGTGGACGTGGACGTCTTCGGCGGAGTGCCGGCTTCCCTCACCCCCGACGGTCTGCCCGCCCTCGCGGACACGCTCGCCGCACCGCGGACGACCGTCCCGGCACGGCTCGCCACGTACGACGAGGACGTGCACCGGGTGACCGCGCCGGAGGGCGAGACGCTCACCTCGGTCGCCGCCCGCCACAGCATCGCGCTCGGCGAACTCCTGCGGCTCAACCCGGACATCACCGGGACCCGGCGTCTGGAGAAGGGACGCGCGGTGTGCGTCTTCCGCGGGATCCGGCCCGCCCAGCTCGTCCTGCTCTCACCGGATGTCCCCGACACGCTGATTCTTGACGAGGTCACCGCATGA